Proteins co-encoded in one Phycisphaeraceae bacterium genomic window:
- the rplQ gene encoding 50S ribosomal protein L17: MRHRKAGLKLNRTTAHRQAMLRNMAASLFEHGQITTTLPKAKALQPFVEKIVTRARKNDLHSRRLVESMLGGDRNAFAWSYLAKNASDADREAVEEKRDFVEGFFDIPASDKVERNRYGELRKAPKLINHIFTNVAPRFEDRAGGYTRIIKLGQHRLGDAAPLVVIQFVGNEDGPEIGGRPSTRRRQADRRTAYAAKLRKAAKTTASESA, encoded by the coding sequence ATGCGTCACCGCAAGGCCGGTCTGAAACTCAATCGCACCACTGCGCACCGTCAGGCGATGCTGCGCAACATGGCTGCCAGTCTCTTCGAACACGGGCAGATCACCACGACGCTGCCCAAAGCCAAGGCCCTTCAGCCGTTCGTCGAAAAAATCGTCACACGCGCCAGGAAGAACGATCTTCACTCGCGCCGACTGGTCGAATCGATGCTCGGTGGCGATCGTAACGCCTTCGCCTGGAGTTATCTGGCCAAGAACGCGTCGGACGCGGACCGCGAGGCTGTCGAGGAGAAGCGGGATTTCGTCGAAGGGTTCTTCGACATTCCGGCCAGTGACAAGGTCGAACGCAATCGCTACGGCGAACTGCGCAAGGCTCCCAAACTCATCAATCACATCTTCACGAACGTGGCACCTCGCTTCGAGGATCGCGCCGGTGGATATACCCGCATCATCAAACTGGGGCAGCATCGTCTCGGCGACGCTGCTCCGCTGGTTGTGATTCAGTTCGTCGGCAATGAGGATGGCCCCGAGATCGGTGGCCGCCCGAGTACGCGCCGCCGCCAGGCCGATCGTCGCACCGCCTATGCCGCGAAACTGCGCAAGGCTGCCAAGACCACAGCCAGTGAATCCGCCTGA